The DNA segment TTTGGCCACATGCAGCTCATCAAAGATTTGCTCCAGCGTCATCTTGCCATTCCAATATTCATCGGGCATGGGTTGATAGCGCTTCAGGCAGCAACCACGAATCTCGCTCTCCACACGTATATCGATCTGCACCTTGATATAGGCCCATAACAGATCCTGCCAGCTGCCCTGGAGCAGCGTCTGCAATGCACCCAGATGTCCACAAAAGATGCCCGCTGTGGCACGTGTATATTCATCGTATTTCTTGGAATCCGCCAGCAACCAGGCGCAACGTTTCCACACATCACGTCGCGGATTGCCTTCAATGGGCAGCTTCTCGTGGCCGCCACCGCTTAAGCTGCTGCCATGCTGCTCATAGTTGGGATCTTCGTGCAGCCGCCACCCCTCCAAAATTGCAGCACGCCAAGTCTGTCCATAATGCTTGCAAAGCTTCAGCGCATCTTCGATGTGTCCGCTACGTATGGCAGCAAAAATGGCCCGCGATAATCGTGCATTATCCTCCATATCGAGGGCATGCAGTGGCTGCTTCTCTCGCACCGGAGCATCTGGATCCAGTTGCTTGCAGATATCATCACCACGGCGCCCAAACGCAGCGCCTTGCATATTCTCCAGCTGGAACAGTGTGTTCTCCCAGGCCATCATTCGATCGTGCGATTGCAGCGCCATCgattgatgctgatgctgatcaTAGCTCTTCTCCAGCCAATCCACAACCAATTGATATTCCCTTAAAGGCGCATTTATGGCATATAGCTGTTGTATCACTTCCTTCTCGCTCCCACCCAACATGGGACCATCCTGCATATCCTCATCCGCTTGCTGATCGTTTTGTAGTAACAGACGATCATAGTAGAGCGCATGAAGCAGACGCCAAGTGTTGATTTCTTGTTTTAACCATTGAATGCTTTGCTCACGCTGCTTGGCACCTTGACTACCTCCCACACCACGTTGCATTTCCAGCTCCAGTTGCTCAACGACCTGGCCGCAAGCTTGGGCCAGCTGTTGCACCACATCCAGcgtttcgttgtcgttgttatgCGCCTGCAGCACTTCAAGAAACTGGGTAAAAAAGTGCATCGATTTTGCTGCGTCCACGATCCGCATCATCCATGTCTTCGAGCATTTGCGAGGTGTCGCCACTCAGGCTGCTCACATCTTGCAATGGATTATACGTGCTGCGTTGCAGGCGGCTTTGGAGCCCTAGGGCTCCAACACTTGTGTTGCGCAGCATTTCTTGTTCCTCGGGCAGCAGGGTTATTGATAGATTATGTGTCTGATTGTGGCTGGTGCTGTTTAGTGGCTGCCGCAGTAGGCCGCCTCGTCGCGCCTGATACGAACTGTCCATGgctcaataattaaatacactttaaatacgtttttctaaataataaactaacaGCAAAATTGTTTGGCACGCGACAAAAATGCCGGGACACAAAATCGGCAGTGCTTGGGGGCAACACTGTTCC comes from the Drosophila sulfurigaster albostrigata strain 15112-1811.04 chromosome 2L, ASM2355843v2, whole genome shotgun sequence genome and includes:
- the LOC133835039 gene encoding LOW QUALITY PROTEIN: nuclear pore complex protein Nup107 (The sequence of the model RefSeq protein was modified relative to this genomic sequence to represent the inferred CDS: deleted 1 base in 1 codon); the encoded protein is MDSSYQARRGGLLRQPLNSTSHNQTHNLSITLLPEEQEMLRNTSVGALGLQSRLQRSTYNPLQDVSSLSGDTSQMLEDMDDADRGRSKIDALFTQFLEVLQAHNNDNETLDVVQQLAQACGQVVEQLELEMQRGVGGSQGAKQREQSIQWLKQEINTWRLLHALYYDRLLLQNDQQADEDMQDGPMLGGSEKEVIQQLYAINAPLREYQLVVDWLEKSYDQHQHQSMALQSHDRMMAWENTLFQLENMQGAAFGRRGDDICKQLDPDAPVREKQPLHALDMEDNARLSRAIFAAIRSGHIEDALKLCKHYGQTWRAAILEGWRLHEDPNYEQHGSSLSGGGHEKLPIEGNPRRDVWKRCAWLLADSKKYDEYTRATAGIFCGHLGALQTLLQGSWQDLLWAYIKVQIDIRVESEIRGCCLKRYQPMPDEYWNGKMTLEQIFDELHVAKDVGVRDYAQGQLGVIQQHLILDTCGELLQHMCRWLDKEQGQLQPHQLRFMAHIVLFMRQIGRIEQTAQQQLAERIIAAYVEALIQREQPTEIAYYSAGLSNKLQVQLYSKFLSQLENKRDRELALDAALQAGLDVEQITRHTVETIRLASTPPTALGAPLAGEVSASDRRKIQSLEYLTHLMEQRGELVWQANAMMRHYLASQKLECVRLAFAMVPHDLINQLIKIYGSLDNLPAREECSLKEYLCYNVYLLGINSFNEWTRLQQTQPQPPQQSGQKLGQENFTERMNAEHKEQTYRSELARWQQKLKEQSKATTDALFNVLLFPEKGWLNDPFVSKPPENAASLHWEHRELQLEKLRSICLPEVALLLHEVLLKSGDYAGCVRLADEIADERRQLYKVYTKHKLAELLAKIADASLLLLNNKLDPWGYPITA